In Macaca nemestrina isolate mMacNem1 chromosome 11, mMacNem.hap1, whole genome shotgun sequence, a single window of DNA contains:
- the LOC105473919 gene encoding alkaline phosphatase, germ cell type → MRGPWVLLLLLGLRLQLSLGIIPVEEENPDFWNRQAAEALGAAKKLQPIQTAAKNLIIFLGDGMGVSTVTAARILKGQKEDKLGPETPLAMDHFPYVALSKTYSVDKHVPDSAATATAYLCGVKGNFQTIGLSAAARYNQCNTTRGNEVVSVMNRAKKAGKSVGVVTTTRVQHASPAGAYAHTVNRNWYSDANMPGSARREGCKDIATQLISNMDIDVILGGGRKYMFRMGAPDPEYPHDYSQDGTRMDGKNLVQEWLAKHQGARYVWNRTELMQASLDPSVTHLMGLFEPGDMKYEIHRDPTLDPSLMEMTEAALRLLSRNPRGFFLFVEGGRIDHGHHESRAYRALTEAVMFDDAIERAGQLTSEEDTLTLVTADHSHVFSFGAYPLRGSSIFGLAPGKAQDRKAYTALLYGNGPGYVLKDGARPDVTESESGSPEYRQQAAVPLDEETHAGEDVAVFARGPQAHLVHGVQEQSFVAHVMAFAACLEPYTACDLAPPAGTTDTAHPGRSAVPESLPLLAAALLLLGTVTAP, encoded by the exons ATGCGGGGGCCCTGggtgcttctgctgctgctgggcCTGAGGCTACAGCTCTCCCTGGGCATCATCCCAG TTGAGGAGGAGAACCCAGACTTCTGGAACCGCCAGGCAGCCGAGGCCCTGGGTGCTGCCAAGAAGCTGCAGCCCATACAGACAGCTGCCAAGAACCTCATCATCTTCCTGGGTGACG GGATGGGGGTGTCTACGGTGACAGCTGCCAGGATCCTAAAGGGGCAGAAGGAGGACAAACTGGGGCCTGAGACCCCCCTGGCCATGGACCACTTCCCATATGTGGCTCTGTCCAAG ACATACAGTGTAGACAAGCATGTGCCAGACAGTGCAGCCACAGCCACCGCCTACCTGTGCGGAGTCAAGGGCAACTTCCAGACCATTGGCTTGAGTGCAGCTGCCCGCTATAACCAGTGCAACACGACACGTGGCAATGAGGTGGTCTCCGTGATGAATCGGGCCAAGAAAGCAG GGAAGTCAGTGGGAGTAGTGACCACCACACGGGTGCAGCACGCCTCACCAGCCGGTGCCTACGCCCACACGGTGAACCGCAACTGGTACTCGgacgccaacatgcctggctcgGCCCGCCGGGAGGGCTGCAAGGACATCGCCACACAGCTCATCTCCAACATGGACATTGAC GTGATCCTAGGTGGAGGCCGAAAGTACATGTTTCGCATGGGGGCCCCAGACCCTGAGTACCCTCATGACTACAGCCAGGATGGGACCAGGATGGATGGGAAGAACCTGGTGCAGGAATGGCTGGCGAAGCACCAG gGTGCCCGGTACGTGTGGAACCGCACTGAGCTCATGCAGGCTTCCCTGGACCCATCCGTGACCCACCTCATGG GTCTCTTTGAGCCCGGAGACATGAAATACGAGATCCACCGAGACCCCACACTGGACCCCTCCCTGATGGAGATGACAGAGGCTGCCCTGCGCCTGCTAAGCAGGAACCCCCgcggcttcttcctctttgtggAGG GGGGTCGCATCGACCATGGTCATCACGAAAGCAGGGCCTACCGGGCACTGACTGAGGCGGTCATGTTCGATGACGCCATTGAGAGGGCGGGCCAGCTCACCAGCGAGGAGGACACGCTGACCCTCGTCACCGCTGACCACTCCCACGTCTTCTCCTTTGGTGCCTACCCCCTGCGAGGGAGCTCTATCTTCG GGCTGGCACCCGGCAAGGCCCAGGACAGGAAGGCCTACACGGCCCTCCTATATGGCAACGGTCCGGGCTATGTGCTCAAGGACGGCGCCCGGCCAGATGTTACCGAGAGCGAGAGCG GGAGCCCCGAGTACCGGCAGCAGGCAGCGGTGCCCCTGGACGAAGAGACACACGCAGGCGAGGACGTGGCGGTGTTCGCGCGCGGCCCGCAGGCGCACCTGGTTCATGGCGTGCAGGAGCAGAGCTTCGTAGCGCACGTCATGGCCTTTGCCGCCTGTCTGGAGCCCTACACGGCGTGCGACCTGGCGCCCCCCGCCGGCACCACTGACACCGCACACCCTGGGCGCTCCGCGGTCCCCGAGTCCCTGCCTCTTCTAGCCGCGGCCCTGCTGCTGCTAGGGACGGTCACTGCTCCCTGA